The genomic region ataattcatataattactcAATCGAATTAAATGTTAAGACCATGTTAGTGCTTGATGTTGAAGattcaaaatgttttttttttttaattgttacatCTGTTCTATTCGTATACTGTCTATAATGCAGCAAAAGGCAAAGTCATAGCCAGCGCCAGAAATATGCCGCTATTCAACGAGCAACGAAGAAAATTGAAGCAACTATGAGTCAAAATTCAATTGGTACTCAAGGAATCAGGAAAGGAAGCAGAAGATGACTGACACCTTTACATCTAAAGACGTTTTGTTAGGCCAATTTGTGAGGTAAAACTACCTATTTTCTATTAACTATCTGACCGCTTAATGCTTTTTTCACTCCGCCTCTTCGTCGTACTCTTCTCTCACTTGCATTAGTTGAAGTTCACTATTTTGcagaagcaaaaaaaaaaaaaaaaaaaaaaaaaactctgttCTTCAACAAGTTCTGATGCTTGAAAAGTAGCAGCCATGGTTGCTTTTCCATTTCAATGAAAGAGAGAAGATAAAAAGTGAGTTATGTAGCTGTACAATTGTAGGAAGGAAGGACTGGAAATTGTGATAATATTTCTGTTGAATTGTGTAATTAAGATAAATCTCTTGTCAAAATCAGCCATATTCagtttttatctttttgtaGAGAAGGATTTTTACCCATAGAAGGATTTTTGGTGAGAATAACAGTTTGCTGATGTGTACTGAACTGATGAAGCAGCAGCTTCATTAACTTGGTAAATTCTGTAACttagttttcatatttatttgattgttttCTTCCCCTTCCTGTTCATTGGAGATTGGGTTGAGCTTTCTACGGTGAGATATAGCTTCACTGATGTAGTGAAAATGATCCTCCACCCAATCACAAAGTTTGTGTTAAGAGTTTTGATGAAaattcttaaatattttttcggtttgttcaataaattattgttgttttattcattttagGTTAAATACAAGTTTAGTCAAAGAACTTCAAGTTTATCTATTTGGTAggtctttgaaaaaaaattaaaagaaaatgtttacTTGATCTATCAATTTCAGTTTTGGGTTCAGTAGTAATAGGATTGTCATAttcaaactttttaaaatttaattgatctGATGGATGTAAAATTGAatcttttgaattttaaaatttttaattttgtgtttagtatGTTTatacatttcttttttaaaaaatattaaataggtCGAGAACTTAatagtttcaaaatttgaaattaaaaaatctattagatataaaattaaaggtTAATTTACACTTCTTAAAATTTACAGATCTAATACATTTTTCAGACCTATTACACTGAAAATTGTATGTACAAAATCAAGCTTAAAGTTCGACTTTTTTTTACTCTAAATTTAAAAGGGAGATTAACCTTTGTTTattaaacaaagaaaatcaccccaagtaaagtcttttttatATCCATAATATTCAGAGAGCAAAACTGTTGTGTAAATAATTCTCAAGCAAACTAAGAACATTTTATCAATGACACAAGAACTAAATTACACATCAAaagtgttttttgttttaaccTTATTCTTTATATTATCTTATATAccatataaatatttttcaattctttaaaaTTATGGTTTTGGTCCTAAACTTTCAACCAAAAACAATGTCACAGGTGGAAGTTGATCAAAttgaaagaagaaaaggagagatTTCAAGAGGGTATTATAACATTAGAAATTCACTCAATCACTTATAATCACCATGGAAGAAGCAATCTCTTTCAAATCATTTCAAAAGAACTCTGAATCATTGCCTTCCATCTTTACACAACTTCTGCACTCCAATTAGCCAAGCCATTGGAGACCACTGGAATCTACCACCTGTTCGGCTACCGGGACAAGGACATACTCGAATTTTTACAGCTTCAATCGACAGACATCCGGCATGGTCATTACAAGCTTGAAAACTATGAAGTACAGGGCACGAAAAACTCCGTCGTCTCCAAAACAACTCGAGCTTGATTTTCATCTTCCAAGTATCTAAAAGGAACACTCCTCAAAGTAATCAAGATCTTCCTATTTTGGGAGGCTGctcaagaaaagatggagaaaaTTTTCAACACAACAGTCTTAATACGCCTGATTTGGCAATGCTTGACCGAAATTGAAACTAAAATGTCAGATGAAGACGTTCGCCGGTTCGGTATCATACCTTCTTAAGTATTACTCCCGAACTGCTGCCTGATGCTTTTTGTTCGGGTTTCAATATCTCAAAAGAACAAACAAGAGATTCATCGACACTCAATAGAGCACCTGCATTATCAAACTCTCCACCGTAGTTTGGAGCAGAAAATATGGTGACCAACCTTCTTTTGGCAAAGAATTCATATCCATCTTCCACCACCTGtgtaataaaatgaaaataactcAAAAATCTAAACAGCTGGATAAGAACAAAGAACTACCTACAAAGCAAACATTTGAGAACAGAAATGTTTGAAACCATTTGATTATTCCCATCGATGCAACAAAATCCAAGAGTATTATACAAGACTATCAAATTGACTTCTGTATTTGAATCATAGACAATTTCGAGGTATGCCAAAGAAATAAATAGTGAAAATCCAAATATATACACCCTAGTTGTTCGATCGCAATAGCAATTTTCATAGTGGTGCGGTGATTACAAAATTAAAGATGGAAATATTCCTCGACATGTGCAGATTGACAATCTCTATAAACGTCAACAaaaagcatacataaaacaactCGAAAAGACAAGGCAACATTTCATATAGAATTAGTATTAAACTTCATGAAAAAACATGTTTACCTGATGACCACGACAAATGAGATCAAGGTCATTCTTATCTAAGAAGTCAGCTACTCGATCTGGTCCAAATGTACAAGAAACGCCTCGATCACTGTCTGCCCATCCCTGAATACTaggatcaggatcagaccaaaGCAGATCACAGAGAAGACCATTGTCAGGAATCTCGATCGGCCTTGGAAGTTGTGTAATCTGATCCAAACTTTTCAAATCTGGAGATAGTCCTCCATGCATACAAAGGATCTTATCATCAATAAGTGCAGCCACAGGCATGCAGTTGAAACAATCGGTAAATATTTTCCAAAGCCTAACATTAAACCtccttttacattcatcatagAAACCATAGATTCGGTTGATCTTCGCATCTTCGTGGTTCCCCCTCAAGAGAAATACTTTATTTGGGTGTCTTATTTTATACGCCAAAAGTAAACATATTGTTTCCAAACTTTGCTTCCCTCGGTCTACATAATCGCCAAGAAAGAGATAATTTGCAGAAGGAGGGTACCCACCATATTCAAATAGTCTAAGAAGATCTTTGTATTGACCATGTATATCACCTGGAAGAAGCCAGCAGATCCCAGATTTAACAAGAGTCAGCATATGAAATAAGGTTATAATTCAACATAATTGGATGTCTTTTATTTATCATTTCAAGCTCATAACCTGATTTATGAAAGAAAGCTTATCAaaccaaaagaagaaagttgTATCAAAAGTCCAGCATTCAGGGCCGCACAAGAGCTCGATTCATTTAGATTCACACTGGCAAATACCCTAAGGGAATGTTTCATGTTTATCTTGCAGGTCGGGTTTATATAGCTTTGGTAACAAAATTGTGCCTACATACGATATGTGAATTTACTCATCCAAACTACATCTTTGCTAATTCTACTAACTCCATAGCCGAAGCATTGCAAGCCACACTGAACCGTACATTAACTCTAAAGCTCAAACCAAACATAGATCAAGCCTACCAACTCCTTTGACTCTAATAAAACCAAGCCCACAAAGCACATAGGTTTCTTCATCTAAATTACAAGTTTGTCGATTCTACCAACTCCTACACCAAacgtttaaaacccaccaaactaCACACTATCCTTTACAAATAGCATACCATGAACTTAAGTCTAATATACTATCTTCAAGCTACACATTTCCagatttcccaactctcagcttCACAAGCTCGAGCTTATCAAAACTCCAAACCAAACATTTAAACAACAATTAACCATAGAATTTGCTAAGATTATCCAAAAACAGCAGTAGAAAACATTACGATCCACAGatgaaaaagaagcaaaagaagagagagagaatcaATACTGACCACAGATGCGAATAGGAGCACTAAGGCGTAAGAGATTTGGTTGAGAGAGGAAAATTTGCCTGGCGTTGACACAGAGATGGCGAATTTCAGCCTCTGAAAGCTGGACTTGTTTGCCCCCTCTCCCTTCCAACAACCTTCTAATTATATCATCCAAAACCCCCTTTTCAATTCCTTCCATTGTCATCATCCTCCtctaattcttcttcttcttctacaacACAGTTTCCTCCAAGATTCACACCAAAATATCAACTTCTCTGCCCTAGAACTTTCCCTAATGGCTCAACTAACCTgttttgaaaaggaacttagcTCTTCAAAATAGGGAAAATCAGTCTTGACTGTTTCAAGTTGAAGAGAGATCAAAAGGGTATGTTCCAAACTGGAGAAAAGTAAACACCCAACTCTTGAAAAGAGGTAGAGAATCAAATCAAAGTCGATATACAATGAATTCACACAACAAAACGAAGAAAAACCAAAACCCTACAACAAGTTTTCAGATAGAAGAACAGGAAAGAGTTTAAAAAATAGGTCAACACAAAGAAGCCAAGCAACAAATTACACGTAATGATTCTGATTCACAAAATCTCGGgagggaaaaggaagaaaaccCCCATGAGAGAGAGATATTTACAGACAAATTTGAGAGAATCAAGCTCTGAAGATGGATCGGTATTCGGTATTGAGAGATGAGGAATATCTTGCTATCTTACATTTGTTTTTCAGGTTGAAGTCTTCAAATGAGAGCTGACCCGCGTAGGATAGCAAAATGGCGCATGTAAGAAGATTTGGGAATTTGATGGACAATCATGAATGGATGTGCTCTGTTCTGAATTGGtttccattattattattattattatttcaaaactaCATGAATTTCCTCTAAGGAATAGATGTTCAATTGTTCATAGTTCATACCAATCCAAtgattttgtataaataaattaaatttctttttttggaaaGATTCAAACTGATGATGAATcttaattgaaaatgaaaaaggagAACTTGACAGGGAGATTGGTCATAATTTGGCCTCTTCCTCTTGTATAAATCTTGACATAAAAGTTAAGTTgattgaaaatttataatttgaagttattaaaaaatgtttatttttataatcATAGTAACTAAGATGATTATTTCTTTTTACCAACCTCAATATTAGGCAACGGTTATAAAATAGACTACTTGAATAGAAAATGaaagattcaaatataaaaataaatatatgtttcaaaaatattcctaaacttttaaaagttgcaaTATTACTAGAATTTTCATGAAAGTTTCAAAAATGCCCATGAAGTACAAATTCTTTATAATTTCGAACGGCAATTTAAATGGTTGATGGTGAATGTCGCATTATTTGAGTTCTCAATTtctattcaaaattataaagtttagaatttcattgttttaaaatatttatgaaaaaattgGGTAATATTGACCTTAGATATTCTTGAAATGAAGGCCGAATTTCACGaacattttgtataatttaacccaaaaaatattttatttgtgcttttttaaaatataactgAGATTTGATATGGAAGGAAATTTTGCGATTAGACGTTTATCTTTATCCTTTGGGAAGTAATTAACTTCAAACTCATATTTCTTAATCTGTAATATATTGTtctttatgaaaattattaaattttggttACATTTGTTTTGGTCTATAATTAGCCATATGTGTAGTCTAACTTAGTCACAATTTTTCGATGAAATATCAATTGGTTACAATTCGTATGACGAATTGCATTTTCGTCGCTTAAATCTtgtgattgttttttttatttttgttacaaTTTGGGACGAATTATCTTTTCAATCGTCGCAAActtaaaaactcaaaaaatgtGTGGCAAAAGAGTTTTCATTCCACCCTTCCACCGTTCATCATCTTTAAACTCTATTttaggttttcttttttaacaaaaGGCATATAGAGACTGAGTTTGATAGTTTAAGGGTGCAAGTTCTTCCGTTTTAACATGGAGATGGGAGATTCTTCCATTTTCACAAGTGAGGGAGGGAGGTGGTTCTTTCAATTTTCAGAAAGGTGCgtacattttaattttaatcttcttttagGTTTTGTATTTTAAGGtatttcttcaatttcaacttgtttgttttattttgtttggagttttctctcatttttaagtttttttgtttcctttttgtttAGAGAACATCGTTGgagtttgaattatttttttattaatcctATGTAAAATTTTTCATTACATTTTCTTAGCTTAAACTTTGTTATTGAGAAATATTTGTGTTATCTAGAGTTTATTTGTGTGATTTAAGTTTGATTTAGAGCTTTTTGTTGGATGAAAGTGTGATTTTTAGTTTAGTGTGTGTTCAAAGTATGATTGTGATGGTTATTTATGtgattaaagtttgattttgTAGCTTATTATTGTAGAACTAGAACTTTATTAGTGAGCCTTTTGAAGTTTAAGATTTGATTTTGAGTGTATTATATG from Benincasa hispida cultivar B227 unplaced genomic scaffold, ASM972705v1 Contig701, whole genome shotgun sequence harbors:
- the LOC120069947 gene encoding serine/threonine-protein phosphatase PP1, coding for MMTMEGIEKGVLDDIIRRLLEGRGGKQVQLSEAEIRHLCVNARQIFLSQPNLLRLSAPIRICGDIHGQYKDLLRLFEYGGYPPSANYLFLGDYVDRGKQSLETICLLLAYKIRHPNKVFLLRGNHEDAKINRIYGFYDECKRRFNVRLWKIFTDCFNCMPVAALIDDKILCMHGGLSPDLKSLDQITQLPRPIEIPDNGLLCDLLWSDPDPSIQGWADSDRGVSCTFGPDRVADFLDKNDLDLICRGHQVVEDGYEFFAKRRLVTIFSAPNYGGEFDNAGALLSVDESLVCSFEILKPEQKASGSSSGVILKKPPKIGRS